From the genome of Bombus pascuorum chromosome 2, iyBomPasc1.1, whole genome shotgun sequence, one region includes:
- the LOC132916812 gene encoding mitochondrial-processing peptidase subunit beta-like: protein MYKYIKREFVSISSKRYKTQDFKGISRKMSKALNTHFDIENSTESCYLNNGMRLICEHKKSFTTTIGCFIPAGAMYETLEERGSAIFLEHLFFRRTKCSNKEEIECMIEEIGGKVTALAMRDIFLFYGTVLSCKIDKLIQLFANVILNGVICDKDVTQEKIVILEKLSEMESDREKIIMDYLPTIAYQDTALGISVYPATNIVRKFSTKNLINFRNRLFQTCNMTMVCTGSIYLKELQRIVCKHFGCNIEDYKSSFGVSNKQRFCKDPIEYRFTAAEMRLRDDDNEMGYAAIGFEGSSYREREDCTALTVAKEIVGSWDKSDGGANHNAPFIAHYAYNTDLCYMYKSFFHHWAQSTSIWGCYFVCDYSTLLYMVRALQKEWMKLCTTITQKEVSRAIHQCITKDLLILNDPVNRFFDIVENVYRHGCYEPVEHRVVEYEKVTADKIREVSHKYIYDQSPVVLALGRIEGFPDYTHVKNGLYLLRY, encoded by the exons atgtataaatatataaaaaga gaatttgtttctatttcaagtaaacgttataagacaCAGGACTTTAAAGGCATTTCTAGAAAAATGTCTAAAGCTTTAAATACACATTTTGATATAGAAAACTCAACAGAAtcttgttatttaaataatggcATGCGTCTTATATGTGAACATAAAAAATCTTTCACTACCACCATAGGATGTTTCATTCCAGCTGGTGCAATGTATGAAACACTGGAAGAACGTGGTAGTGCTATATTTCTagaacatttatttttcaga AGGACAAAATGCAgtaacaaagaagaaatagaatgCATGATAGAAGAAATTGGTGGAAAAGTTACAGCTCTTGCTATGAgagatatatttcttttttatggaACAGTGCTTTCATGTAAAATAGACAAACTCATTCAGTTATTTGCGAATGTAATTTTGAATGGAGTAATAT GTGATAAAGATGTTACacaagaaaaaattgtaattttagaaaaactTTCTGAAATGGAATCAGAtagagaaaaaattataatggaTTATTTACCAACTATTGCATATCAGGATACTGCTCTTGGTATTAGTGTATACCCTGCAACTAACATAGTAAG aaaattttctacaaaaaatttaattaattttcgtaatcgtttatttcaaacatGTAATATGACGATGGTCTGCACTGGATCTATTTATCTAAAAGAATTACAAAGAATTGTTTGTAAACATTTTGGATGTAATATTGAGGATTATAAATCATCATTTGGAGTTTCTAACAAACAACGATTTTGTAAAGATCCAATTGAATATCGGTTCACAG CTGCTGAAATGCGATTAAGAGATGATGATAATGAAATGGGATATGCAGCAATAGGATTTGAAGGATCAAGTTATAGAGAACGTGAAGATTGCACTGCCCTTACTGTAGCTAAAGAAATTGTAGGTTCTTGGGACAAGTCAGATG gtGGAGCAAATCATAATGCACCATTTATTGCCCACTATGCATACAATACAGActtatgttatatgtataaatccTTTTTTCATCATTGGGCACAGAGTACTAGTATTTGGGGCTGTTATTTCGTTTGTGACTATTCAACTCTTTTG tatatggTTCGTGCATTACAAAAAGAGTGGATGAAATTATGCACAACGATAACCCAGAAAGAAGTATCTAGAGCTATTCATCAATGCATTACAAAAGATTTACTAATACTAAATGATCCAGTAAATCGTTTCTTTGACATTGTTGAAAATGTGTATAGACATGGATGTTATGAACCTGTTGAACATAGGGTTGTGGAATACGAG AAAGTAACAGCAGATAAGATAAGGGAAGTTTCTCATAAATACATCTATGATCAGAGCCCAGTTGTTTTAGCTCTTGGCCGTATTGAAGGTTTTCCCGACTATACTCATGTAAAAAATGGTTTGTATTTACTACGATATTAA